The nucleotide window ACTGAAACCATCGTTCTGACCCAGCAGGAAAAGCTGGATTTAATGACCGTCACCGCATCGGTCAACCTGGATACGGTCAAGGCAGCATCGGAAGCCAATACAACGGCGTTAGCGGGTCTGCAGGACTCGGCACCGGCATATTCCATCACCAATGATGGCACGGACAGGGCATATAGCGCGGATGCCGCTGCCGGGGCTATTACCAACCCGCCCTCACAGGCCGAGGTTGAGAATATCCGTGATGCGGTTCTGGAAATTGCCGATGTTCTGGCAACCCTGATCCGTGATTTGAAGGACAAAGACATATTCGGATGATTGCCTGTGAGCGGTTGTGGAATTATCAGGTCGTCATCCAGACCATCAGCGCGGTATGGGATGAGATTTCAGAGGATGACGCGCCGCCCTATCAGCCGGATCTGATCAATGAGGTATGGGTGGGTTTATTTGACGATGGCAAGTACATCGGCATGTATCGCTTCAACCAACTGACATCTGTCATGTGGGAGGGCCATGTGTTCATGCTTCCAGACCACCGGGAACATGCCATTGAGGGTGGTTTTGCCATCCAGTCATGGTTGATTGAAAACATTCCGACTCTCAGAAAGATGATAGTGAACATTCCAGAGTGTTTTCCAAATGTCATCGCGTTTGTGAAGAAAATAGGGCTTAAAAAACAAGGTTACAATTCCGACAGTTACACCAAAAACGGCGTGGTCGGAATGTACCAGTACGGAATTACTTTTGAGGAAATGAGATGGGAACAGCAGCAACGATAGGTTCAGCGTTAATAGGCGCATACGCATCTGACCGGGCAGCATCCAAGCAGGCCAAGGCGCAACGTAAGTCGATAGCGGCACAGAACGAGCTTGTTGGGCCGTTTTCGGACGCGGGCGCGGCGGCACTGCCTGCGGTGCAGGAGTTTGTCGATACCGGTGCTAATTTTTCCGACACGCAAGCCTTCAAGGATATTATCAACACACAGAAAGCCCGTGGGCAGAGTTTAAGCGGCAACACACTGACATCGCTGACCGATTACTACGCGACCAATTTCAGGCCGCAGCGGTTTAACGAGTTGAAATTCCTGCCGACCCTTGGTGCCAATGCCGCCACCGGGCAGGCGACCAATATCGGTAATGCCTATACCAATATCGGCAGCGCACAGGCAGCAGGAACACTGGGGATGGCTAATTCGTTACAGGATGGGATGTCGTTTCTTAATCTTCTGAATACATCAACCCCCACACAGAACCTGGGGTTTCTGAATCCGGGGCATTCTGAATTTGTTGGGCCACCGGTTCCGGGGAGATAATAATGGCAGGCATAAACGCATTAATCGCACAGGGACGGCACACCAATATCCTTGGCAGGATTCAGGAAACCGAGCGCATCAAGAACACAAGGGCGCGGAATGAATTATTGCAGCTTGGAATACAGGATGAACCGGCACGGCAGGAACGGTTGCAGCAACAGGAACAACGCGCGACAACAGAGTTTGAGCAGGGCCAACAGGACAGGGTAAGAAGCGAGATTCGTAGCATATCCACTGAATTTGTTAACACCTACGATCAGGGTGGAAAGGATGCGGCGCTTGGGTATCTGTCAAAGATCAGGTCTGGAAGTCAGGAGATTCTGCAGATCAGGGACGAGGCCGTTGCAGCCATGCAGTCACCGGACCCACAAGACGATATAAACGTGCTTGCTCAGGCGCGTGGGCTAATGGGGCAAGAGCCGGGCGCAGCACCGGAAACATTCAGGACAGCAACGCCAGATGAACTTGCAGGGCTTGGGCCGGACGTTACCGGCGCACAGGTCAGCGAAACCACAGGTAAGTTGATCAATGTTCAAAAGCGTGGCGAGGATGGTAATCAAGGCGACCAAAGAGACAGGAAGATAGCTGACCTGGTAAGGCTTAATCCGAGCGTGTCATTACAAAAGGCAACGAAGATAATTGACGGGCAAGCGAAGATTGAGGTCAACGAAAAGACCGGCAACATCGTGTACACAGATTTGGTTAATAGAACCGTAGAAGAAATACCATTCACTACCGAGACACCACAAACGCCCACACCCGTTCCCGGCGAGACATTGCGCGAGTTGGCAGACACGGCAACCGGCCCTGTTGCAACGATTGCTGAGAGGGTTGAAAAAGTCAGGGCGTTCTTTGGTGGTGATGCGGGCGAGGTCACAAAGGCGCGGCAACGGTTTAAGACAGAAATTCAGAGCATGGTTCGTGCGCTTTCCATTAACCCGCGTTTCCCCGTAGGTGAGATCGACAGAATCCGCGAGGAAATCAACATTCAGCCATCCATGTTTCAGGGTGAGGGTGTCTTGGTGGCAAAGATAGACTCTATTGCTGCAAGCTTAAGGGTTCGTCTTGCACAGGCTGATGCAGATGCTGGCAACCCCAACCTTGATACGGTAACACGACAAAAACAGGGTGCAAATGCAAGCGCAATCAGGAATTTCCTGCCTATTCTTGGGGGCATGACGGGTGGCACTGAACTAGAAACCCGCAAACAGGAAATAATCGACAGGCTTCAACAGATCAGGCAGGCAATGTAATGTCGGCAGAAGAACAAGCACTCCGTGAAGAACTCGCACTCATCGAAGAGCTTCAGGATATTGAAAAGCAGGAAAATAAACGCTTAACCGCAACCGATCTTGCGCAGTCGTTTAACAAGGGTATGGTGGATTTGATCAACCTGCCATCAGAGATTATAAACATGCCACTAAGGGCGGTTGGTGCGCCTGAGATACCCACGCAAGGGTTCAGGCAAATGGTGGCAGATACGGAGATGACAGCACAGCCCGGAGAAGAAGCAGAGGGGTTTCTGCCGAGGGGCGCTGAGATACTTGGCGCATCCGTTCTGCCGGGCATGGGCATTATGCAAAAAGGCGCTCAGGTGTTAAAGGCTGGAATCCCGGCGGCACAAAGAACCGTCACGCAACAACTCACCGCAACCACGGCACAGACACCGCTCAAGTCAGCCGCTGTTGATGTATCGTCAAGCTTTGGGGCTGGGTTTGGTGGCGAGGTTGCGTCAAAATTCACCGACGACCCAAGCCTTATTGTGCTCGGTGAGCTAGCGGGCGGCTTTACGCTGCCAACCATAACAGCAGTGACCCGCGTGGCGGGCAAGCCGATTGTTGATAAACTCAAAGAAACCATCGTTCCGTTCACAAAGGCGGGCGCAGAGCCGAGGGCGGCAAGGCGGTTACAGGATTTGGTTCCTGACCCGGAAGCGGCGGCGGCAAGGATTGACCCCGATTCTCCAATATCCCCCGCAAGACAGACGGGTGATGATCGCCTGATAGCTTTGGAAAGAACCGTCCTTGAGTCAAACCCGGAGTTACAGGCCAGATTTACCGACGAGCTAAATGGTGCTTTGGATGCTGCCAGAAAACAGGCTGTTGATTTTGGTGGTGACAACCGGATGCGATCAATCCTTGAGTCCGGGCAGGATCATCTCACCAATCTGGTTAATCTCAGGGCGGCAACAGCGGCACAGTCGGCACGGTCGCAGATAGACGCACTGGGCGGGAGCGCAACACCAAGAGAGATAAGCCGTATTGCCCGCAAGGAATTGAATGCGGCATTGAAAGATGTACGCAAGCAGGAATCAGAGTTGTGGAACAGTATTGACAAGCAGGCAGCGGCCACATTCCAGAACACAAAAGCGGCACTCAGAACCATCAAAGACGAAACCGGCGAACTTGTACCGTCAAGGGTGCCAGCGTGGATAAACAAGGCTGCAAGCACCGACAAGGCGGTTACGTTCAATGACTTGCAGCAGGTCCGTACCCGTGTTCTGGCTAACGCAAGAGAGGCCACCGCCAATAACCGGTTCGACAGGGCGAGGGTGCTTAATAATATCGCGGATGGATTATTGGATGACATGTCGGCAGTTAAAGACCCGGCAGTGGATGCAGCGCGGGAATTTTCCAGACAGTTAAACCAGAAATTCAACGAAGGTGCCGTAGGTGCGCTGTTAAGTCGTGGTGCCAACCGTGGTGCTGGCGTGGCAAGCGCAGACACGCTCAACAAGCTGTTTTCCGGCGCAACCCCTGCAACCAATGTGCGGGCATTCATTGCCGCCTCACCTGAGTCTGCACCACAGTTGCAGCAATTCCTGAAAACAGGATTCGTGAAGGCATCAACCAAAGGCGGCGCATTCAGCCAGAAACAAGCACAGGCGCAGATAGACAAACTGGAATCTCAGGGCATGTTCGAGATATTCCCGGGCCTTAAAAAAGAATTGGGCGGCGCAAGGTTGGTATTTAGCGATGCCGACAAACTGGCTCAACGCGCTGCAACCGTAACCGAGCGTGGCGGATCAAGGCTTTTACAGGACAGCAACAAGTCACTTGCTGGGGTGCTGTTGGGCGCGGAGCCGGGGCAGGAAATGGCAGTGCTATTGAGGGCAGAAAACCCCGAAGCACTGGCAAAATCCCTGTTGCGCAGGATGGGGGGTGATAAGCGCGCCATCAATGGGTTAAAAACGTCGTTTGTTGAGTCCCTGTTCAACTCAGCGACAACAACAGGCAAGAGCGGTGAGATAGAAATATCAGGCCAGAAACTTGCCAGGTTGTTTAATGAAAACCTTGGTGTTGCCAGGTCGCTAGGTATGGACAGCGCAGAAATTACCCGCATGAGAGCGATCACCAAACAGATGATCCAGGCACAACAGAAGTCAGGTGAAAGCGTGGGCGCAATCCTTGAAGACAAACCAGCAAAACTGCTGACGTTCATTGCTCAACTTGCGGGCGCAAAAGCCGGTCAGAAGGTAGCGGGCGGCGGCATTGGCTCATCGCTTGTCATTGCGGGCAAGGGATCAACAGCGGCGCGGGAGATTTTACAAAGACTCACTACGGGCGAGGCGCAAAAACTGCTTATCGCCGCACAGTCCGACCCTGTTTTGTATAAGGCATTACTTATCAGAACTAGCGCGACCCAAAAAGATATGTTTGATGCCACGCAGGTTATCGAGTCGTGGCTGATAGGCGCGGGTGTTCAGTCCGGTAGCGAGGCAATGGACGACAGGTTCAAAACCAAACAAGGCTCAGAGAACGCGGGCGCAACAGAAACACTTAATCTAGGTACTCAATAATGGCAACCTATATCCCCTTAAGTAATCACCAGATCCAGTATGTTGACAGTAATGGCGACCCGCTGGTTAACGGTACGCTGGAGTTCTACCTTGCAGGCACAACCACGGCAACCTCATTGTTTTCAGATGTGGATGGTACGTCAGTCGGCGTATCCGTAACGCTCAACTCACTGGGTATGCCAGAATCCGGTGGCAATGTGATATTCCTTTTCCGTGACCAGTCCAAGGCGATCAAGATAGTCGGCAAGAACGCAACGGGCGCAACCCTGTGGACCGATGACAATATCCCTGCCGTAGCATCATTTGACTCAACCGCATCAACTAAACTGGATACCGTTGAGGAAAATGCCGATGTTACCGATGCGACCAATGTGGCCGCTGCCGGGGCGTTGATGACCGATGGTTCGGCAAGCATGAGCGGCGACCTTGAAATGGGTGCCGGAACATTCGTGCTTAAAAGCGTTACTGCCGGGATTACCGCATCAGTAACGCAGACACAGGGCGAACAGGTGCTTATATCACGCATCAACGAGGTTTCCACGGTAGCCAATGCAAACGATGTTGTGACCATGCCTTCTGCGGTGGGTGGTATCAGTGCGACAGTAATCAACAACGGTGCAAACGTGCTGGGCATATTCCCGGCCTCCGGTGATGACAATGGTTCGGGGGTGGATACTGTAACCACGCTGGCAAGTGGTTCAAATGTCACGTTTGCGGCTTATGACGACACTACATGGGAAGCTATTTGATGACCAATTTACGCCAAGAAGATTTAATGCTGGAAATCCCACGCGGGACATTTCCGGGCGTTACAAGTGTCAACAAGTTTGGTGCAAACGCGGATATAGGCTCAGGCACGACAGAGGATGTATGGGATGGGGGCGGCACATATAGTTTCCCATCGACTGCCGATATAACCCACTTGTCACAGGCGGTTAACCAGACCGCAATGCGTGGCGAAACCATCGAAGTGCAGGGGTTGAATGCGAGTTGGGAACTGACGGTTCAGACAAAGGCACTGGATGCCAGCGATTCCACGACTGCTGTAGAGCTGGATACGCCGCTTATCCGCATATTCAGGATGAAGGTTCTTGCTGACGTGGTTACTGATCAGGATATATCTGCCAAGAATGTCGGGGCCGGTACAACATACGCCACGATTGGTGCTGGAAATAACCAGACACTAATGGCGTTATACACCGTGCCATCAGGCAAAACCGCGTACATGACAAGCTACTTTTACGATGGGGTTGAAGCAACCGGCAAAGAGCCTAAAAGCACAGAATTTAAATTGTGGGTTGCTGATCGCGATAACGGTTATGAGTTTCAGTTGAAGCACGAAAAAGGCGTGTCAAAGGGCGATTCCGGTGGGCAACATCTTTTCTTCCCGTATATGAAGATCAACGCAAAGAACGACATTAAACTGACCGCATCGCCCAACTCGGAAGATGCCAGTGTGCATGGTGGTTTTGATTTGATACTGGTTGACGATTAAGGCTTCAACCCACACAAAGCCCCGCAATAAACACACCTATAAGCGCGATTATGGCGAGTGTTATTTCAATGAGAATGCTGGCGAGTTTATTCATTATGTCAGCCTGTCTCGTAGGACATGCACATTTTGCACTCACATAAATGATCCCAACCCTCAGGATGAAATTCCATTTTTCTGGTCAGTTTTGGAATGTCTCGCTCATACATTGCCACCACTCTCTCCGCTGCTTCCAGCCGATTAATGGCGATTGTCAAAAAACCATCACAGTCAGAAACGGTTTCCCAGTCCCATTTACTGTAATCCTCCGGCGTCGATTCTTGCCAGAGCCGCATTTCTTCGGTTGTTACTGTCGGTTCGCTCACAGCTTATCCCCCACAACCGCATCCAAATCATCAGCACACGTATGCTTATTTGGAATCTCTACTGTAACCCCGTCGATAACCGTGTGCTGTTTGGGTGCAAGTCGCCATTTGTCTGGTAGTTTTTGAGCGGCGGCTATGGTTGCTTCTGCATCGCTTGGGGCTAAATACACAGCCATACCATCTTCGCTATACCCATGAACCCAGCTATAAGGGTTGATCTGGGCTGTTTCTTCATCATCATCAGCCGTCAGTGAGTACAATGGCGTACCGTCACAATCGCGGGTCTGTTTTGCAACGAACATACGAACACCATTGCTCAACTCCACCAACTGACCAACGCTAAAGGAATGCTCGGTAGCGTTGTTTATTTCTCGGTATGTGCGCCTCTGCACGTCGCTTGGATCTTTTAGATCAGCAACATTTATGAATTTGTCACTCATGTCTTGCTCCTGTTGATGATTGCTATAATCATCTCAGGCACATCTACAGCACCAACCCCGTAGAGCTTTATGCACAACTCTGATATTTCCTTTATGGCTTGCTCTGCTTCAAGTGCGCGCTTCTTCCACCCTTTACGAGTTCCGCGCTCTGCTGCCAAATCCATTTTTGCTGCTCTCAGACGTTTGAGCAGGATTCCGGCGAAGCCGTGCCACCTGTTCAAAAACACCTTTAGTAGTCCACACGATATTTGCCTGTCTTGAAATGCGGCCTCCTTGTGCCATCTCTGAATCTGCGCCGTGGTCGGCTCAATCGGTTTTTCAGATTTTGATAGGTTGGTATCAATCATGATTTATCCTCCGGGGGTTCTGGCAGTAGCTTCCAGTGAGTGATGTGCCATAAGTCTTGATACGCACCACGCTGATCGTTCCACCACTGACCCTCATATTCTCCATAGCACACCTGACCAATGAGTGACGTTTCAGCATGTTTATTTCCGTCTATCGGCCTCCACCATAGCAGTAGGCGCACCCCGACAGGTGCCGTTTCAATTGGTTGCCATTCACTCACAACTTACTCCTTTCAATTTCCTTCAATTTCCCAATCACACTAAGCAACGTTACCGCGTATTTGTTTGGGGGTTAGTGGGGTCATTGTTCCCGTTCCAGTGTTGTTAATGCGTCCATAAAATCATCCCAGTCATGGTGCATTCCCAC belongs to Candidatus Latescibacterota bacterium and includes:
- a CDS encoding DUF2824 family protein, with product MIACERLWNYQVVIQTISAVWDEISEDDAPPYQPDLINEVWVGLFDDGKYIGMYRFNQLTSVMWEGHVFMLPDHREHAIEGGFAIQSWLIENIPTLRKMIVNIPECFPNVIAFVKKIGLKKQGYNSDSYTKNGVVGMYQYGITFEEMRWEQQQR
- a CDS encoding DUF551 domain-containing protein; protein product: MSEWQPIETAPVGVRLLLWWRPIDGNKHAETSLIGQVCYGEYEGQWWNDQRGAYQDLWHITHWKLLPEPPEDKS